A stretch of Imperialibacter roseus DNA encodes these proteins:
- a CDS encoding hemin-degrading factor, producing the protein MENLAIDKTDVEALKKAWAEIQAAQPNVRIRNAAQELGVSEAELLATEVGPACVRLEATPERSWPDFLKRLPELGYVMSLTRNGACVLEHKGKFQKVETFGEGERAMATVIGPIETRVFFSAWHVGFAHQMTKGDRTLTSLQIFDKAGEAITKIYLQEKSNNDAFLKIVEDYRSDNQEPGQTVEPYSQPTFGDAIDKPAFLKEWSELKDTHDFFGMLKRHNVHRYKALEIANGTFSYPISTDNLQHVLETAASTQLPVMIFAGNRGNLQIQQGKVKTIRLLEGQEKWLNVLDPEFNMHLKLEASQTAWVVRKPTSEGNVTSIEVFDGEKNMIAQFFGLRKPGIPELEAWKQLVDSLPKL; encoded by the coding sequence ATGGAAAACTTAGCAATCGATAAAACTGATGTTGAGGCATTAAAAAAAGCCTGGGCAGAGATTCAAGCCGCACAACCAAATGTGAGAATCAGAAATGCTGCTCAGGAGCTGGGAGTAAGCGAAGCAGAGCTTTTGGCAACAGAAGTAGGCCCTGCCTGTGTGAGACTGGAAGCCACCCCTGAACGAAGCTGGCCTGATTTTTTGAAACGACTGCCAGAGCTTGGCTACGTGATGTCATTAACCAGAAATGGCGCATGTGTGCTGGAGCACAAGGGCAAGTTCCAGAAAGTGGAAACTTTTGGCGAAGGCGAAAGAGCCATGGCAACGGTGATTGGCCCTATAGAAACCCGTGTTTTCTTTAGTGCCTGGCACGTTGGGTTTGCCCACCAAATGACCAAAGGCGACAGAACACTCACCAGTTTGCAGATTTTCGATAAGGCCGGAGAGGCGATCACCAAAATTTACCTACAGGAAAAAAGCAACAACGACGCCTTTCTGAAAATTGTTGAAGACTACCGGTCCGACAACCAGGAGCCGGGGCAAACGGTGGAGCCTTACAGCCAACCCACATTTGGGGACGCTATTGACAAGCCCGCCTTTCTTAAAGAGTGGAGCGAGTTGAAAGACACACACGACTTCTTTGGCATGCTGAAAAGGCACAATGTGCATCGCTACAAGGCGCTTGAAATTGCCAATGGCACTTTCAGTTATCCCATAAGCACTGACAACCTTCAGCACGTGCTCGAAACTGCCGCAAGCACCCAACTTCCCGTCATGATTTTTGCTGGAAACAGGGGCAACTTGCAAATTCAGCAAGGAAAGGTAAAAACGATCCGCCTTCTTGAGGGCCAGGAAAAATGGCTCAATGTCCTCGACCCGGAGTTCAACATGCACCTGAAGCTGGAGGCCAGCCAAACTGCCTGGGTAGTACGCAAACCCACATCGGAAGGTAACGTCACCAGCATTGAAGTATTCGATGGAGAGAAGAATATGATTGCCCAGTTTTTTGGCCTTAGAAAGCCAGGTATTCCTGAATTGGAGGCATGGAAGCAATTAGTCGACTCACTACCAAAGCTATAG
- a CDS encoding heme ABC transporter ATP-binding protein has translation MYQAKNISFSAGTKKILDQVSVAVFPGKFTAIVGPNGAGKSTLLKALCRDILPDEGEISINNHAMSTYTSRELALTRAVLPQKTHLSLAFTAEEVVMLGRTPHSTTNSQNEEITREVMQEADVYHLKHRVYQTLSGGEQQRVNLARVLAQLHDQQEHPTYLLLDEPTSSLDIAQQHGLLDIVRQRCVERGYGVAAVIHDLNLAAQYADYFLFMKNGKEVGQGPSQLMLRKEMIEHTFSYPVELIYSENSDIPMIYTKGSIPFETTPLLNETINSR, from the coding sequence ATGTATCAGGCAAAAAATATAAGCTTCTCAGCGGGCACAAAGAAAATTCTCGATCAGGTGTCGGTCGCAGTTTTCCCTGGAAAATTTACCGCCATTGTCGGCCCCAATGGTGCCGGCAAATCAACACTTTTGAAAGCACTATGCCGGGACATACTCCCTGACGAAGGAGAAATAAGCATCAACAATCACGCAATGTCCACCTATACTTCAAGGGAGTTGGCATTGACCAGGGCGGTGCTTCCCCAAAAAACACACCTGAGTCTGGCCTTTACTGCTGAAGAAGTGGTGATGCTCGGAAGAACCCCCCACAGCACAACCAATAGTCAAAACGAAGAAATTACGAGAGAAGTAATGCAGGAGGCAGATGTTTATCACCTGAAGCATAGGGTATATCAAACACTGTCGGGCGGCGAGCAGCAAAGAGTGAACCTGGCCAGGGTACTTGCTCAATTGCACGACCAGCAAGAGCACCCAACTTACCTCCTACTCGACGAACCGACCTCAAGCCTGGACATAGCGCAGCAGCATGGCTTGCTCGACATCGTTCGGCAAAGGTGCGTGGAGCGTGGATATGGAGTAGCGGCTGTGATACATGACCTCAACCTTGCCGCTCAGTATGCCGACTACTTTCTATTTATGAAAAACGGGAAAGAAGTGGGGCAGGGCCCCAGCCAGCTTATGCTCCGAAAAGAAATGATCGAGCATACGTTTTCATACCCGGTCGAGCTGATTTACAGTGAGAATAGCGACATACCTATGATATACACAAAGGGGTCCATCCCTTTTGAAACTACACCCCTTTTGAACGAAACTATAAATAGCAGATAA
- a CDS encoding FecCD family ABC transporter permease — protein sequence MKAKRNLTTNSAILGSLVALLVCTMFISLRVGALGISVGQIVNILLHNLGFDVAEVSARDSAVLLSIRLPRLVLGVAVGGALGISGAALQGLFRNPLVEPGIIGVSNGAALMAVVVLVFGPSLALFLTPNLTTWLLPVAAFSGSLAATYIAYQFSKGAYQTDVTILILAGVAITALCAALMGIVIFHSNETALRSFTFWSMGDLSGASWDKIGFAIWLIVLPAVTLIGQSQSLNAMALGESEARHLGVEVEKIKHRIILLSALAVGASVAMAGAIGFIGLVVPHILRMAFGPDHKLILPASAIGGAILLTVADMIARTIVAPTELPIGIITALMGTPFFIWMLASARKKRIQI from the coding sequence ATGAAAGCTAAAAGAAACCTCACTACCAATTCTGCCATACTCGGCAGCCTGGTAGCGCTGCTTGTGTGCACCATGTTCATTTCGCTTCGTGTCGGTGCGCTTGGCATCAGCGTTGGCCAAATTGTTAATATTCTCCTTCACAATTTGGGGTTTGACGTGGCAGAGGTTAGCGCAAGAGACTCGGCAGTTTTGTTGTCGATTCGTCTTCCAAGACTGGTGCTTGGTGTGGCGGTTGGAGGTGCCCTGGGAATTTCCGGTGCCGCATTGCAGGGTCTTTTCAGAAATCCGCTTGTGGAGCCCGGCATTATTGGTGTTTCCAACGGAGCCGCTTTGATGGCTGTCGTTGTGCTGGTTTTTGGCCCTAGTCTCGCTTTGTTTTTAACTCCGAACCTTACAACCTGGCTACTACCAGTGGCAGCCTTTTCAGGTAGCCTTGCCGCCACTTATATCGCCTACCAATTCAGCAAAGGTGCCTATCAAACCGACGTCACCATTCTCATTCTTGCAGGTGTAGCCATTACGGCCCTTTGTGCAGCCCTTATGGGCATCGTCATCTTCCACTCAAACGAAACGGCGTTGCGTTCCTTCACTTTCTGGAGCATGGGCGATTTGAGTGGTGCCTCCTGGGATAAAATTGGCTTCGCCATCTGGCTTATCGTGCTGCCTGCTGTGACCCTTATCGGGCAAAGTCAGTCGCTCAACGCCATGGCACTGGGGGAATCCGAAGCCCGCCATTTAGGTGTGGAAGTAGAAAAAATCAAACATCGGATTATTTTACTAAGCGCTCTGGCAGTGGGTGCATCAGTGGCCATGGCCGGGGCCATCGGATTCATTGGGTTGGTTGTTCCGCACATTCTGCGAATGGCGTTTGGCCCGGATCATAAACTGATACTTCCGGCTTCAGCCATAGGGGGTGCTATTTTACTCACTGTAGCAGATATGATCGCCAGAACAATTGTCGCTCCTACAGAGCTCCCCATCGGCATTATCACGGCGCTAATGGGAACACCATTTTTCATCTGGATGCTTGCCTCAGCCAGAAAAAAAAGAATTCAGATCTAA